A window of the Parabacteroides merdae ATCC 43184 genome harbors these coding sequences:
- a CDS encoding DUF4296 domain-containing protein has product MRNRLHRYRYNVVLLLATWLVACSKVPDDILSEKKMQAVQVDMQLAEAMINLDSKAFSDNARKEALYQSIFRKYDITQAEYDSSLIWYGRHLDIYMKVYDRVLADLNKRQKALGDVQALAAPVSKQDSVDIWPRRTSLRLEPDALFNGVTFDIKPETNYSSGSTFVLGMNVWGINKGMVYKPEIRISADQGDTIVTVNDKVLRDGYHETVLKTVPTKQVKRVYGYIFMNNADSSYYKVYLDSLNLMKYNYGRLTDMAKDSSAVKISTAE; this is encoded by the coding sequence ATGCGGAACAGGCTGCATAGATATAGATATAATGTCGTTTTGTTGCTGGCAACCTGGTTGGTTGCCTGTAGCAAAGTACCGGATGACATTCTTTCGGAAAAGAAAATGCAAGCTGTACAGGTGGATATGCAATTGGCAGAAGCTATGATTAACTTGGACAGCAAGGCGTTTTCCGATAATGCCCGTAAGGAGGCTCTATATCAGTCCATCTTCCGCAAATACGATATCACACAAGCCGAGTACGACAGTTCGCTCATTTGGTATGGACGGCATCTGGATATTTATATGAAGGTGTATGACCGTGTGCTGGCCGATTTGAATAAACGGCAGAAAGCGTTAGGCGACGTACAGGCTTTGGCTGCACCTGTTTCCAAACAGGATTCGGTGGATATCTGGCCTCGTCGCACCTCTTTAAGATTGGAGCCCGATGCTCTGTTTAACGGTGTGACGTTCGACATCAAACCGGAAACGAACTATTCGTCCGGCAGCACGTTTGTGTTGGGGATGAATGTCTGGGGTATCAATAAAGGGATGGTCTATAAACCGGAAATACGCATAAGTGCTGATCAGGGCGATACGATCGTGACTGTCAATGACAAGGTGCTTCGTGATGGTTATCATGAAACCGTTTTGAAGACAGTTCCGACTAAACAGGTCAAACGTGTGTACGGTTATATCTTTATGAACAATGCCGATTCTTCCTACTACAAAGTTTATTTGGACAGCTTGAACCTTATGAAATATAATTACGGTCGTCTGACCGATATGGCAAAAGATTCGTCTGCCGTAAAAATATCCACAGCGGAATAA
- a CDS encoding RNA methyltransferase: MLSKGKVKYIHSLEMKKYRNELNAFVAEGNKLVADMMFAFECELILAKPSWMAMQGNIPAKELLEAEGDDIRKASFLKNPQDVLAVFKRPDWSLDEADPSTSLVLALDGIQDPGNLGTIIRLADWFGIEHIVCSPDTADVFSPKTVQATMGALAHVKVHYTELEDYLKAQAARQIPLFGTFLDGENMYTKELSANGIIVMGNEGNGIRPQIEKLINQKLYIPSFPPERETSESLNVAIATAVICAEFRRCQGNAAQ; encoded by the coding sequence ATGCTAAGCAAGGGGAAAGTAAAGTACATCCATTCATTGGAAATGAAGAAATATCGGAACGAACTGAATGCATTCGTTGCCGAAGGAAACAAACTGGTTGCCGACATGATGTTTGCTTTCGAATGCGAACTGATTCTCGCCAAACCATCCTGGATGGCGATGCAGGGAAACATTCCGGCGAAAGAACTATTGGAAGCGGAAGGGGATGACATCCGTAAAGCCAGTTTCTTGAAAAACCCGCAGGATGTACTTGCCGTGTTCAAGCGCCCGGACTGGTCGCTCGACGAAGCCGATCCTTCTACCTCGCTCGTTTTAGCTTTAGACGGCATACAGGACCCTGGAAATCTCGGAACCATCATACGCCTTGCCGACTGGTTCGGCATCGAACATATCGTTTGCAGCCCCGACACCGCAGATGTCTTCAGTCCGAAGACTGTGCAGGCCACAATGGGCGCACTGGCACATGTAAAAGTCCATTACACGGAACTGGAAGACTACCTGAAAGCCCAGGCGGCAAGACAAATTCCGTTGTTCGGTACATTCCTCGACGGAGAAAACATGTACACAAAGGAATTGTCGGCAAACGGAATCATCGTGATGGGGAACGAAGGGAACGGAATACGTCCGCAAATAGAAAAGTTGATTAATCAAAAACTTTATATTCCAAGCTTTCCACCCGAAAGAGAAACATCAGAGTCTTTGAATGTAGCCATCGCTACGGCTGTCATCTGCGCCGAATTTCGCCGTTGCCAGGGGAATGCCGCCCAATAA
- the tamL gene encoding translocation and assembly module lipoprotein TamL — MMKGIQTLYFICFLLLLISCSSTKYVGEGEYLLDKVEIVSDGKTYKNSDLKPYLRQQPNFKAFGLMKWQLFVYDWSGRNEKKWINKQLRRMGEAPVILDTTLVTQSVDELKRFFINKGYMNAEVSASIDTSRVKKAVVTYRIVPNTPYRIHNYSMDLSDPKIDSIAKLKPPHRSVLASAFRTYSDDYTSLIKDSALFDRDVLDKERQRITTLLRRRGYYAFNRDYLSYIADSSLNRNIVDLDMLLKPYRLQKPDGTVVDTLHRQYYIKDVSIVTDYDPLTLEENNAMPYDTVRTDGIDILYGKNGRSIRPGVLRKSNYIMPGRLYNERTVEQTYSSFATLRALRNVNIRFSEVEENDTMKLNCTILTSPAKLQGFGVDLEGTNSAGDFGFASSLSYQHRNLFKGSEVFSAKVRGAYEALTGSQSEGNNFWEFGAEASVLFPRFLFPFLHENFRRKIRATTELKVNYSIQTRPEFKRAIVSAGWNYIWQERSNMQARHVFKLLDIDYVHLPKISQSFKDSLPESTLLYNFTDQFIVGSGYTYSFNNYDPQNRLRNTHSVRFSFEMAGNLLYGLSRLTGADKDDEGRYKLFGINYAQFVKGDIDFSKSIVLDNRNKLAFHIGIGVGYPYGNSKMLPFERSYFSGGANSVRGWSVRSLGPGSMPLDSVKSFAQQIGDIRLDLNLEYRTKLFWKFEMAAFIDAGNIWTFHKDESRPNGNFDFSRFYKEIAVSYGLGLRLDFDFFLIRFDTGMKAYNPQESGRRKWAILHPNFGSNFAWHFAVGYPF, encoded by the coding sequence ATGATGAAGGGAATCCAAACACTATATTTCATTTGTTTCCTATTGTTGTTAATCTCCTGTAGCTCGACAAAATATGTAGGCGAAGGAGAATACCTGTTGGACAAAGTGGAGATTGTGTCGGATGGCAAGACTTATAAAAACAGCGATTTGAAGCCTTATTTGCGCCAGCAACCCAACTTTAAAGCATTCGGGCTGATGAAATGGCAGTTGTTTGTGTACGATTGGTCGGGCCGGAACGAGAAGAAATGGATCAATAAACAGCTTCGCCGGATGGGAGAGGCTCCCGTCATTCTGGATACGACGCTGGTAACGCAGTCGGTTGACGAGTTGAAACGTTTCTTTATCAATAAAGGATATATGAATGCCGAAGTCTCGGCTTCTATTGATACTTCACGAGTCAAAAAGGCTGTCGTGACCTATAGGATCGTCCCTAACACTCCTTACCGGATTCATAATTATTCGATGGATTTGAGCGATCCTAAGATCGATAGCATTGCTAAGCTCAAACCGCCTCACCGTTCCGTGCTGGCTTCGGCTTTTCGTACTTATTCCGACGATTATACTTCTCTGATAAAAGACAGTGCCTTGTTTGACCGCGATGTGCTGGACAAGGAGAGGCAACGCATTACGACTTTGCTTCGTCGGCGTGGTTATTATGCTTTCAACCGGGATTACCTGTCTTATATTGCCGATAGCTCTTTGAATCGGAATATCGTAGATTTGGATATGCTTCTGAAACCGTACCGTTTGCAGAAGCCTGACGGGACGGTGGTCGACACGTTACATCGTCAGTATTACATTAAAGACGTTTCGATTGTGACCGATTATGACCCGTTGACGTTAGAGGAAAACAACGCTATGCCTTACGATACGGTTCGAACTGACGGTATTGATATCCTATACGGCAAGAACGGCAGAAGTATCCGTCCGGGAGTCTTGCGCAAGAGCAATTATATCATGCCGGGACGCTTGTATAACGAGCGGACGGTGGAGCAGACCTATTCTTCGTTTGCCACGCTGCGTGCTTTGCGTAATGTAAATATCCGTTTTTCGGAGGTCGAAGAGAACGACACGATGAAGCTTAATTGTACGATCTTGACTTCTCCCGCAAAACTGCAAGGTTTTGGGGTCGATCTGGAAGGGACGAATTCGGCAGGGGATTTTGGATTTGCTTCCAGTTTGAGTTATCAGCACCGAAACTTGTTCAAGGGCTCGGAGGTTTTTTCTGCTAAAGTACGCGGTGCATACGAGGCGTTGACCGGCAGCCAGTCGGAAGGAAACAACTTTTGGGAATTCGGTGCGGAAGCATCTGTTTTGTTTCCCCGTTTCCTGTTCCCCTTCTTGCATGAAAATTTCCGTCGTAAGATTCGTGCAACGACCGAACTGAAGGTGAACTACAGCATACAAACACGTCCGGAATTCAAAAGAGCCATCGTCTCTGCAGGATGGAATTATATCTGGCAGGAGCGGAGCAATATGCAGGCGCGCCATGTGTTCAAGTTGTTGGACATTGACTATGTGCACTTGCCGAAGATAAGTCAGTCGTTTAAAGATTCGTTGCCTGAATCTACTTTGCTTTACAATTTTACCGACCAGTTTATTGTCGGTTCCGGTTATACCTATTCTTTTAATAATTATGATCCTCAGAATCGTTTGAGGAATACGCATTCCGTTCGCTTCTCCTTCGAGATGGCAGGCAACTTGCTGTATGGGCTTTCCCGTCTGACTGGTGCGGATAAGGATGACGAAGGGCGCTATAAATTGTTTGGGATTAATTATGCCCAGTTTGTGAAAGGGGATATAGATTTCAGTAAAAGTATCGTGTTGGACAATCGTAACAAGTTGGCTTTCCACATTGGTATCGGAGTCGGTTATCCGTATGGTAACTCGAAGATGCTACCGTTCGAACGCAGCTATTTCTCTGGAGGTGCAAATAGTGTCCGCGGTTGGTCCGTACGTTCGCTCGGTCCCGGTAGCATGCCGCTCGATTCGGTCAAGTCCTTTGCCCAGCAGATCGGTGATATCCGTCTGGATCTGAATTTGGAATACCGAACGAAACTATTTTGGAAATTCGAGATGGCGGCCTTTATTGATGCCGGTAATATTTGGACTTTCCATAAGGATGAGAGCCGTCCGAACGGTAACTTCGATTTTTCCCGTTTCTACAAAGAGATTGCCGTCTCTTATGGATTAGGTCTCCGCCTCGATTTCGATTTCTTCCTGATCCGTTTCGATACCGGTATGAAAGCCTATAACCCGCAGGAAAGTGGCAGAAGGAAATGGGCTATCCTGCATCCGAACTTTGGCAGTAACTTCGCGTGGCATTTTGCGGTGGGATATCCGTTCTGA
- the speA gene encoding biosynthetic arginine decarboxylase, whose amino-acid sequence MRKWRIEDSEELYNITGWGTSYFGINDKGHVVVTPRKDGAGVDLRELVDELQLRDVEAPVLIRFPDILDNRIEKIANCFKQASDEYGYKAQNFIIYPIKVNQMRPVVEEIIGHGKKFNLGLEAGSKPELHAVIAVNTDSDSLIICNGYKDESYIELALLAQKMGKRIFLVVEKINELTLIAKMAKQLNVRPNIGIRIKLASSGSGKWEESGGDASKFGLTSSELLEALDFLEKKDLTDCLKLIHFHIGSQVTKIRRIKTALREASQFYVQLHAMGFNIEFVDIGGGLGVDYDGTRSSNSESSVNYSIQEYVNDSISTMVDASDKNGIPHPNIITESGRSLTAHHSVLIFEVLETATLPEMDEDFEVSESDHELVHELYEIWDKLNQSRMLEAWHDAQQIREEALDLFSHGIVDLKTRAQIERLYWSVTREISQIASGLKHAPDEFRKLDKLLADKYFCNFSLFQSLPDSWAIDQIFPIMPIQRLDERPDRTATLQDITCDSDGKIANFISTRNVSHDLPVHSLKGKDAYYIGVFLVGAYQEILGDMHNLFGDTNAVHVTVDEKGYNIEQVIDGETVAEVLDYVQYNPKKLVRTLETWVTKSVKEGKISVEEGKEFLSNYRSGLYGYTYLE is encoded by the coding sequence ATGAGAAAATGGCGTATTGAAGACTCAGAAGAACTCTACAACATCACAGGTTGGGGGACTTCGTACTTTGGTATCAATGACAAAGGTCATGTAGTGGTAACTCCTCGTAAAGACGGCGCCGGTGTAGATCTGAGAGAGCTGGTCGACGAACTGCAATTACGGGATGTGGAGGCTCCTGTACTGATCCGTTTCCCAGATATTCTGGATAACCGTATTGAAAAGATCGCGAACTGTTTCAAGCAGGCTTCTGATGAATATGGTTATAAGGCGCAGAATTTCATTATCTATCCGATTAAAGTAAATCAGATGCGTCCGGTAGTGGAAGAGATTATCGGTCATGGCAAGAAGTTCAACTTAGGGTTGGAAGCCGGTTCAAAGCCGGAACTCCATGCGGTGATTGCGGTCAATACAGATTCGGATTCTTTGATTATCTGCAACGGTTACAAGGATGAGAGTTATATCGAACTAGCTTTGCTGGCACAGAAAATGGGTAAACGCATTTTTCTGGTTGTCGAAAAGATCAACGAACTGACTTTGATCGCCAAGATGGCCAAGCAGTTGAATGTCCGTCCGAATATCGGCATCCGTATTAAACTGGCATCTTCCGGCAGTGGTAAATGGGAAGAGAGCGGTGGCGATGCCAGCAAGTTCGGCTTGACGTCCAGCGAATTGCTGGAAGCACTTGATTTTCTGGAAAAGAAAGATTTGACAGATTGTCTGAAGCTGATTCATTTCCACATCGGCAGTCAGGTGACCAAGATACGCCGTATTAAAACGGCTTTGCGCGAAGCATCACAATTTTATGTACAACTGCATGCGATGGGCTTCAATATCGAGTTTGTGGATATTGGTGGCGGACTGGGAGTCGATTATGATGGTACTCGTTCTTCCAATAGCGAGAGCAGTGTCAATTATTCCATCCAGGAATATGTAAACGACTCTATTTCTACAATGGTCGATGCCAGTGACAAGAACGGTATCCCGCATCCGAACATCATAACGGAAAGCGGGCGTTCGTTGACTGCCCATCATTCCGTTTTGATATTTGAAGTGCTGGAAACAGCTACGCTTCCCGAAATGGATGAAGACTTCGAGGTGAGCGAATCTGATCACGAGCTTGTGCATGAACTGTATGAGATTTGGGATAAGCTGAACCAGAGCCGTATGCTGGAAGCCTGGCACGATGCGCAGCAGATACGTGAGGAAGCGTTGGATTTGTTCAGTCATGGTATTGTCGATTTGAAGACCCGTGCCCAAATCGAACGCTTGTATTGGTCTGTGACGCGCGAAATCAGCCAAATTGCTTCCGGGTTGAAACATGCACCGGATGAGTTTAGAAAGCTGGACAAACTATTGGCTGATAAGTATTTCTGTAATTTCTCGCTTTTCCAGTCCTTGCCTGACTCTTGGGCGATTGATCAGATTTTCCCGATCATGCCTATCCAGCGGTTGGATGAACGTCCGGACCGGACGGCGACTTTGCAGGACATAACCTGCGACTCGGATGGCAAGATTGCCAACTTTATTTCGACACGCAATGTTTCCCATGATCTACCGGTACATTCGCTGAAAGGAAAAGATGCTTATTATATCGGTGTCTTTCTGGTTGGGGCCTATCAGGAAATTCTGGGAGATATGCACAATCTTTTCGGTGATACGAATGCAGTGCATGTAACGGTAGATGAAAAAGGTTACAACATCGAGCAAGTCATCGACGGGGAAACGGTTGCCGAAGTGCTTGATTATGTCCAGTATAATCCTAAAAAGTTGGTGAGGACACTGGAAACTTGGGTGACTAAGTCTGTAAAGGAAGGTAAGATTTCGGTTGAAGAAGGTAAAGAGTTCCTTTCCAACTATCGTTCCGGCTTGTATGGATATACTTATTTAGAGTAA
- the dinB gene encoding DNA polymerase IV, producing the protein MERKIIHIDMDAFYASVEQRDNPELRGIPLAVGHAEERGVVAAASYEARKFGVRSAMSSQRAKRLCPQLTFVSGRMDVYKAVSRQIHEIFHEYTDIVEPLSLDEAFLDVTENKQNIPLAVDIAKAIKQKIREELHLIASAGVSYNKFLAKIASDYRKPDGLCTIHPSQAEEFIKRLPIESFWGIGPVTAQRMHSLGIHNGEQLRACSQEMLTRQFGKAGILYYEFSRGIDLRPVEAVRIRKSVGCEHTLEKDISQQSSVIIELYHVATELIERLQRTGFKGNTLTLKIKFHDFNQKTRSITQSHELTTLAEILPLAKGLLKDIEYTTHPIRLIGLSVSNPYEKNEEKARWEQLSFEFSDWDYSK; encoded by the coding sequence ATGGAACGGAAGATCATACATATCGACATGGACGCATTCTACGCTTCTGTGGAACAGCGGGATAATCCGGAACTTCGCGGAATTCCGCTTGCAGTCGGCCACGCGGAGGAACGGGGTGTCGTAGCGGCAGCAAGCTACGAAGCCCGGAAGTTCGGCGTACGCTCCGCCATGTCGTCACAAAGGGCTAAACGCCTATGCCCTCAGCTCACATTTGTTTCCGGACGGATGGATGTCTATAAAGCGGTGTCCCGCCAGATACACGAAATCTTCCACGAATATACGGACATTGTCGAGCCACTTTCACTGGACGAGGCGTTTCTGGATGTTACCGAGAATAAACAAAACATCCCGCTTGCCGTCGACATAGCCAAAGCAATCAAGCAAAAAATCCGGGAGGAGCTGCATCTGATTGCCTCGGCTGGGGTATCGTATAATAAGTTTTTGGCTAAAATCGCCTCTGACTACCGCAAGCCGGACGGACTGTGCACCATCCATCCGTCCCAGGCGGAAGAATTCATCAAACGTCTGCCGATCGAATCCTTCTGGGGGATCGGTCCGGTCACCGCCCAACGGATGCACTCATTAGGCATCCATAACGGAGAACAGTTGAGAGCTTGTTCACAAGAAATGCTCACCCGACAATTCGGAAAAGCAGGAATTTTATATTATGAATTTTCAAGAGGGATAGACTTACGCCCTGTCGAAGCCGTCCGAATCCGCAAATCCGTAGGCTGTGAACATACGCTTGAAAAAGACATTTCGCAGCAATCGTCCGTTATCATCGAATTATATCATGTTGCGACCGAACTGATCGAACGGCTGCAACGAACCGGTTTCAAAGGAAATACCCTTACTTTAAAAATTAAATTCCATGATTTCAACCAAAAGACAAGAAGCATCACCCAAAGCCACGAACTGACGACTTTAGCCGAAATACTACCTTTAGCCAAAGGACTGTTGAAAGACATCGAATATACGACTCACCCGATTCGCCTGATCGGGCTTTCGGTCTCCAATCCTTACGAGAAGAACGAAGAGAAAGCCCGCTGGGAACAACTAAGTTTTGAATTCAGCGACTGGGATTACTCTAAATAA
- a CDS encoding YfcC family protein produces the protein MKKRQIPHTYAIIFYIILFCAALTWIIPGGQYKESINAAGEKTVVYEAVEHVPQTWQVFSAFYKGFVDKADIIVFILIIGGAFWIVNDSKAFDIGTVSFLGRARKMENNRFLRKIGVENFLLTSIMLLFSIFGAVFGMSEETIAFCLVLVPMAISMGYDSITGVCMVFVAAGLGFAGAILNPFTIGIAQGLAGIPLFSGIEYRIFCWIVINMIGFSWILRYAAKVKKNPKASLVYEEDQYWRDLHNNNSLDVSYHTPRTAWISFGTLAVIQIIFAAYYPATTLQIGNSVIKGLPLLPILTAAFILTSLFALRKTVHLYILNLLFFTIFYLITGVMGYGWYIMEIATLFFALGLAAGIANNRTPNELVKLFLDGCKDIMSAALVVGLAGGIIVILKEGLVIDTILYNLAKGMEGLGQVATVGMMYVIQTLINLIIPSGSAKAALTMPIMAPFSDLIGLSKQATVMAFQFGDGFTNMITPTSGVLIAVLGVSRIPYDKWFRWAWKFILLLVIVGFLLLIPTVLVPMNGF, from the coding sequence ATGAAAAAGAGACAGATTCCACATACATACGCCATCATATTTTATATCATTCTTTTCTGTGCCGCCCTCACCTGGATCATTCCGGGCGGACAATACAAAGAGAGTATCAATGCCGCCGGAGAAAAAACGGTTGTCTACGAAGCGGTAGAACATGTTCCGCAAACCTGGCAGGTGTTCTCGGCTTTTTACAAAGGATTTGTCGACAAGGCAGATATCATCGTCTTCATCCTGATTATCGGAGGGGCGTTCTGGATCGTCAACGACAGTAAGGCTTTCGATATCGGAACCGTCAGTTTCCTCGGCCGCGCCCGTAAAATGGAGAACAACCGTTTCCTGCGCAAGATCGGAGTGGAGAATTTCTTACTGACATCCATCATGCTACTATTCAGCATATTCGGGGCCGTCTTCGGGATGAGTGAAGAGACCATCGCATTTTGCCTGGTGCTTGTCCCGATGGCGATCTCGATGGGGTATGACTCCATTACAGGCGTTTGCATGGTCTTTGTCGCCGCCGGATTAGGATTTGCCGGTGCGATACTGAACCCATTTACAATCGGCATTGCGCAAGGGCTGGCCGGTATTCCGCTCTTTTCCGGAATCGAATACCGGATATTTTGCTGGATTGTCATCAATATGATCGGTTTCTCCTGGATACTGCGTTATGCTGCTAAAGTAAAGAAAAACCCGAAAGCTTCGTTAGTCTACGAAGAAGATCAGTATTGGCGGGACCTACACAATAACAACTCGCTGGATGTAAGCTATCATACACCACGTACCGCCTGGATCAGTTTTGGCACATTGGCAGTCATACAAATCATTTTCGCAGCTTATTATCCTGCAACAACTTTACAAATCGGGAACAGCGTTATCAAAGGACTGCCTCTCCTCCCCATTCTAACAGCTGCTTTTATCTTGACTTCCCTGTTCGCCCTACGCAAGACAGTCCATCTTTATATCCTGAACCTCCTCTTCTTCACGATTTTTTATCTGATAACGGGAGTGATGGGATATGGCTGGTATATCATGGAGATAGCCACCCTGTTCTTCGCCCTCGGACTGGCAGCCGGCATCGCCAACAACCGGACTCCCAACGAACTGGTCAAACTGTTTCTGGACGGATGCAAGGACATTATGAGCGCAGCTTTGGTAGTCGGCCTTGCAGGCGGTATTATCGTGATACTGAAAGAAGGGCTTGTCATCGACACCATTCTCTACAACCTGGCGAAAGGGATGGAAGGGCTCGGACAAGTGGCGACCGTCGGCATGATGTACGTGATCCAGACCTTGATCAACCTGATCATTCCTTCCGGAAGTGCCAAAGCAGCCCTGACCATGCCGATCATGGCTCCTTTCTCCGACTTGATCGGATTGTCAAAGCAAGCGACCGTGATGGCCTTCCAGTTCGGAGACGGATTCACCAATATGATCACCCCGACATCGGGAGTGTTGATCGCCGTTCTGGGTGTCAGCCGTATCCCCTACGATAAATGGTTTCGCTGGGCATGGAAATTCATATTGCTTCTGGTAATAGTCGGATTCCTGTTACTCATACCGACAGTATTGGTTCCGATGAACGGATTTTAA
- a CDS encoding DNA recombination protein RmuC, which yields MDGLIICLLVVIIALQVFFRPRKDHSDIAGELKRLLDEMQRSFERIEKNFREDFRLNREEGRIVARDNREELTRSMNEFRNAFDRGITSFNALQREKFANLDEQQRLLVANTEKRLEEIRLTVDEKLQKTLNDRIGQSFRLVTEQLESVQKGLGEMQTLAQDVGGLKRVLSNVKTRGNIGEIQLSMLLEQILAPEQYEANVHTRKGSDAVVEFAVKLPGRDDVREFVYLPIDAKFPKDVYEQLLDAYDHADTQAIEAAGKLLETTIKKMAKDISDKYLAPPATTDFGIMFLPFEGIYAEVVRRSSLLEELQRNYKVVVTGPTTLAAILNSLQMGFRTLAIQKHSGEVWTILGAVKKEFEKVGGMLEKAQKNLQTASGQIEEVLGTRTRVIQRKLKDVDTLSDREARAILPEIGPLTDEENENGL from the coding sequence ATGGATGGGTTGATTATTTGCTTACTTGTTGTAATCATTGCTTTACAGGTCTTTTTCCGCCCCCGGAAAGACCATTCGGACATCGCAGGCGAATTGAAACGGCTGCTCGACGAAATGCAACGTTCATTTGAACGTATTGAAAAAAACTTTCGGGAAGATTTTCGTCTGAACCGGGAAGAAGGCCGCATCGTCGCCAGGGATAACCGGGAAGAACTGACGCGCTCCATGAACGAATTCCGGAATGCTTTCGACCGGGGGATCACTTCCTTCAATGCCTTGCAACGCGAAAAGTTCGCTAACTTGGACGAACAACAACGCCTGTTGGTTGCCAATACGGAAAAGCGGTTGGAAGAAATCCGCCTGACCGTAGACGAGAAATTGCAAAAGACACTGAATGACCGGATCGGCCAATCATTCCGGCTTGTGACGGAACAACTGGAAAGCGTACAGAAAGGACTTGGAGAAATGCAAACGCTGGCACAAGACGTAGGTGGTTTAAAACGTGTCCTCAGCAATGTGAAGACACGCGGCAACATCGGGGAAATCCAATTAAGCATGCTTCTCGAACAAATCCTGGCGCCGGAGCAATACGAGGCGAATGTGCACACCCGCAAAGGATCGGATGCCGTCGTGGAGTTTGCCGTCAAACTTCCGGGGCGTGACGATGTCCGCGAATTCGTCTATCTGCCGATAGATGCAAAATTTCCCAAAGACGTCTACGAACAGCTGCTCGATGCATATGATCATGCCGACACACAGGCTATAGAAGCAGCCGGAAAGCTATTGGAAACAACTATTAAAAAGATGGCAAAGGATATTTCCGACAAGTATCTGGCTCCCCCCGCCACCACCGACTTCGGCATCATGTTCCTGCCTTTCGAAGGAATCTATGCGGAGGTCGTACGCCGTTCTTCCCTGCTGGAAGAACTACAGCGCAACTATAAAGTGGTCGTCACCGGTCCGACAACGCTTGCCGCCATCCTGAACAGCCTGCAAATGGGATTCCGCACGCTCGCTATCCAGAAACACTCCGGCGAGGTATGGACCATCTTGGGGGCGGTAAAGAAAGAATTCGAGAAGGTAGGTGGCATGCTGGAAAAAGCACAGAAGAACTTGCAGACGGCCAGCGGACAGATCGAAGAGGTATTAGGGACACGCACACGCGTGATCCAGCGCAAACTGAAAGATGTAGACACCCTCAGCGACAGGGAGGCACGTGCCATCCTTCCCGAAATAGGTCCATTAACGGATGAAGAAAACGAAAACGGATTATGA
- the tpx gene encoding thiol peroxidase, whose product MAKITFKGNEVNTNGSLPAVGAEAPDFKGVKSDLSELHLKDLKGKKVVINVFPSLDTAVCAASVRRFNKEAASLPNTVVLAVSKDLPFAQGRFCTTEGIDKVIPLSAFRCSCFENGYGMLMVDGPLKGLLARGVIVVDEAGKVVYEELVSEITNEPNYEAAIASLKN is encoded by the coding sequence ATGGCAAAGATAACATTTAAAGGTAATGAAGTCAATACGAACGGTTCATTGCCCGCAGTTGGAGCAGAGGCTCCTGATTTTAAGGGTGTAAAGAGCGATTTATCCGAATTGCATCTGAAAGATTTAAAAGGAAAGAAAGTCGTGATTAACGTGTTCCCAAGTTTGGACACTGCCGTGTGTGCCGCATCGGTAAGACGTTTTAATAAAGAAGCCGCTTCTCTTCCTAATACTGTGGTGCTTGCCGTATCAAAAGACTTGCCTTTTGCGCAAGGACGTTTCTGTACCACGGAAGGTATCGATAAAGTGATCCCACTTTCTGCATTCCGTTGTTCTTGTTTTGAAAACGGGTACGGGATGTTGATGGTCGATGGTCCGCTGAAGGGTTTGTTAGCCCGTGGCGTGATAGTTGTCGACGAAGCCGGTAAAGTTGTTTATGAGGAACTGGTTTCCGAAATAACGAACGAACCGAATTACGAAGCCGCAATCGCTTCGTTAAAAAACTAA